From the Nodularia sp. NIES-3585 genome, one window contains:
- the pyrE gene encoding orotate phosphoribosyltransferase has translation MTYTTETFTQSDSAATSDLTTLHDKLLNLFCQLAYQEGDFVLSSGQSSSYYINGKQVTLHPQGALAIGRILLSLLPTDTQAVAGLTLGADPIVSAVSVVSAYENRPIPALIIRKEAKGHGTRAYIEGPNLPEGAKVIVLEDVVTTGKSAMKAVERLREAGYTVDTVITLVDRLQGGAEFYQSVGLNFQTVFTIADLQKRYQELAN, from the coding sequence ATGACGTATACTACTGAAACCTTTACCCAATCAGATAGTGCAGCTACTAGTGACCTGACAACCCTGCACGACAAACTACTAAATTTATTTTGCCAACTCGCTTATCAAGAGGGTGATTTTGTCCTATCTTCAGGACAAAGCAGTTCTTACTACATTAATGGTAAGCAGGTAACACTTCATCCCCAAGGCGCTTTAGCCATTGGTCGTATTCTTTTATCCCTGTTACCCACAGATACACAAGCTGTAGCCGGGTTAACATTGGGTGCTGATCCTATTGTCTCAGCCGTGAGTGTGGTTTCTGCTTATGAAAATCGCCCCATACCAGCCCTGATTATTCGCAAAGAAGCCAAAGGTCATGGAACAAGGGCTTATATTGAAGGGCCAAATTTGCCAGAAGGTGCAAAAGTCATCGTTTTGGAAGATGTGGTCACTACGGGGAAATCAGCCATGAAAGCCGTTGAGCGACTTCGGGAAGCTGGTTATACGGTTGATACCGTAATTACACTTGTAGACCGACTACAAGGTGGCGCAGAGTTTTATCAGTCCGTGGGGTTGAACTTTCAGACGGTATTCACAATTGCTGACCTTCAAAAACGGTATCAAGAATTAGCTAATTAG